One Thermoanaerobaculum aquaticum genomic region harbors:
- a CDS encoding amino acid permease: MRLAELFRTKPLEQVLAEPTAASGQLKRALGPWDLVAIGIGCIIGVGIFVLPGVEAATHAGPGIILSFAIAAAACACAALCYAELAAMIPVSGSAYTYGYATLGELPAWIIGWDLILEYMVGASLVAIGWSAYLVNLLNNLLAPWNMTLPQTWTAAPWGPNPGVFNLPAAAIVLLLTWLLIRGIKESAQVNLTIVIVKLAVILVFIALAAGHVDPKNWKPFAPFGFSGIVTAAAIVFLAYVGFDAVSTTAEEAKNPQRDMPIGILGSLGVSTLLYMAVAAIMTGVVPYHQLNVADPVALVLNHLGMPWASALVSVGALAGITSVLLVLLLGQPRILFAMSRDGLLPEAFSRVHPRFQTPHITTLTTGLIVATASALTPIGVVAELCSIGTLFAFAIVSGGVLVLRWTRPEIPRPFRVPLFPVIPALGVILCLYLMVSLPGVTWLRFLGWLVLGLVVYTAFGRKRSLLNRH; encoded by the coding sequence ATGCGTCTTGCCGAGCTTTTCCGCACCAAACCCCTCGAGCAAGTGTTGGCGGAACCCACTGCCGCCAGTGGTCAGCTGAAGCGTGCCCTGGGCCCATGGGATTTAGTGGCCATTGGTATTGGCTGCATCATTGGCGTGGGCATCTTCGTGTTGCCCGGGGTGGAAGCGGCAACCCACGCCGGACCGGGGATCATCCTCTCCTTTGCCATTGCGGCGGCAGCGTGTGCCTGTGCGGCGTTGTGCTACGCCGAGCTGGCGGCCATGATTCCGGTTTCCGGCAGTGCCTACACCTACGGCTACGCCACGCTGGGTGAGCTCCCAGCTTGGATCATCGGCTGGGACTTGATCCTGGAGTACATGGTGGGCGCTTCGCTGGTGGCCATTGGCTGGTCGGCTTACCTGGTGAACTTGCTCAACAACCTCCTGGCTCCCTGGAACATGACCCTCCCCCAAACCTGGACCGCAGCGCCTTGGGGGCCCAACCCCGGCGTTTTCAACCTGCCCGCGGCGGCCATTGTCCTGCTGCTCACCTGGCTTTTGATTCGCGGCATTAAGGAAAGTGCCCAGGTTAACTTGACCATCGTCATCGTCAAGCTGGCGGTGATCCTCGTGTTTATCGCTTTAGCGGCAGGGCATGTGGACCCCAAGAACTGGAAGCCCTTTGCACCCTTTGGCTTTTCCGGCATCGTGACGGCGGCTGCCATTGTCTTTCTGGCCTACGTGGGCTTCGATGCGGTTTCCACCACCGCCGAGGAAGCAAAAAACCCCCAGCGGGATATGCCCATCGGCATTTTGGGCTCTCTGGGTGTCTCCACCCTGCTGTACATGGCGGTGGCGGCGATCATGACCGGCGTGGTGCCCTACCACCAGCTCAACGTAGCGGATCCCGTGGCCCTGGTGCTCAACCACCTGGGTATGCCCTGGGCTTCGGCGTTGGTTTCGGTAGGCGCTTTGGCAGGCATTACCTCGGTGCTTTTGGTGTTGCTTTTGGGACAGCCGCGGATTCTCTTCGCCATGTCCCGGGATGGGCTGTTGCCTGAGGCTTTTTCTCGGGTTCACCCGCGCTTCCAAACCCCCCACATCACCACGCTCACCACCGGCCTCATCGTGGCCACCGCCTCGGCGCTTACCCCCATTGGGGTGGTGGCCGAGCTTTGCTCCATCGGCACCCTCTTTGCCTTTGCCATCGTTTCCGGTGGCGTCCTGGTGTTGCGGTGGACGCGGCCGGAGATCCCCCGCCCCTTCCGGGTACCGCTTTTCCCGGTCATCCCGGCCTTAGGTGTGATCCTTTGCCTTTACCTCATGGTTTCCCTGCCGGGGGTGACCTGGCTGCGTTTTTTGGGGTGGCTGGTACTGGGGCTGGTTGTGTACACCGCCTTCGGCCGCAAGCGCTCCCTGCTCAACCGGCACTGA
- a CDS encoding AAA family ATPase: MKRMWVACLFSFLLAGNALAQDPGSAIAAAEAAKSRFESLLADPQMERLFAAAPALRKARQQADAKLALAYDTLSLARSPWDRAAAREHAIAARIAFEKLEAELRRRWEKAQAILAEQDQIRREEAEARALRAETRTLAEKAKELLARPAPSDPEVLETRGAVGRALKAYEQLSADASPDAVRLVRDMLAQANRSLERLLSAPPSPEAHPAPEKLQRAVAAFLAGDYQRTVDLLAIPELGDPEATRIAYLLRGAAYFSLWVESGEKDQTLYQQALTDVRECQKLGGAPAAKGFSPRFLALFR, from the coding sequence ATGAAGCGCATGTGGGTTGCGTGTCTTTTTTCCTTCCTTTTGGCCGGGAATGCCCTGGCCCAGGATCCGGGCTCGGCCATTGCCGCGGCGGAAGCGGCAAAATCGCGTTTCGAATCGCTTTTGGCCGACCCGCAAATGGAAAGGCTGTTTGCCGCCGCGCCGGCTCTTCGCAAGGCTCGTCAGCAAGCCGATGCCAAGCTGGCTCTGGCGTACGACACCCTTTCCCTGGCCCGCTCCCCCTGGGATCGAGCGGCCGCCCGGGAGCACGCCATTGCCGCCCGCATTGCCTTTGAAAAGCTTGAAGCTGAGCTCCGCCGCCGCTGGGAAAAGGCGCAGGCCATCCTTGCCGAGCAGGACCAAATCCGGCGGGAAGAAGCCGAAGCTCGAGCGCTGCGCGCCGAAACCCGCACCCTGGCAGAAAAAGCCAAAGAGCTGCTGGCCCGGCCAGCCCCTTCGGACCCCGAGGTGCTGGAAACCCGGGGGGCGGTGGGACGGGCGCTGAAGGCCTACGAGCAACTGTCTGCGGACGCTTCCCCGGACGCCGTACGCCTGGTCCGGGACATGCTGGCCCAGGCCAACCGCTCCCTGGAGCGCTTGCTTTCCGCGCCTCCTTCCCCTGAGGCCCACCCGGCACCGGAAAAGCTGCAGCGGGCGGTGGCGGCGTTTTTGGCCGGCGATTACCAGCGCACCGTGGATTTGCTTGCCATTCCCGAGCTGGGCGACCCCGAAGCCACCCGCATCGCCTACCTCTTGCGGGGGGCCGCGTACTTTTCCCTTTGGGTGGAAAGCGGGGAAAAGGACCAGACCCTTTACCAGCAGGCCCTGACGGACGTGCGGGAGTGCCAAAAGCTGGGCGGGGCTCCGGCCGCCAAGGGATTTTCACCGCGCTTTTTGGCGCTCTTCCGGTAG